The window TTTTCTGGATGATTTCCATATAATGGTCAGCCTGTTTTTTGTCACTGGTGCTTAAGGCTAGTTCAAGATAACCAGAAGCACCAGTGAGCGGAGTGCGGATATCATGTGATATACAGGAGATAGTATATTTTAGGTTTTTCCCTTCCATTTGTTGGCGGATACATGTTTTTTGCTCTCTGGAAAGTCTTGTATTAAAGGCGCGGCATAAGCTCTGCATACATGGCGTGCGAACGCTGGAGGTCAGCCGCAGGTTACTTCCCCCTTCTGTCTGTTCCAGGTCTTTTGCCCACCTGTTTATCTGTAGATGTATCCTCACAAGATAAATTGAGCATATCAGAAAAAGCAATATCACAGCCAGAAATGGAATTGTCATAAGAACCTCCTATATATCTTTTTTATGAATAATGAATATGGATAAAAACAACCAGAATATAAGCCAGATTATCCCTATTACTATGCATAGGGTGAATTTCTCCTGGGTGACAGGAAAGATGATATCCTGCACACAGCCATACAGAGTATAATCAAAAAAGTTATATACATTTATGCGCAGAGCTGTCAGGATAGCATCCACGGCAGTCAGGACTGTACCGCTTCCGAGCAGCAGGGCTGATGCGATGCAGGCGGCCTTATTTCTCAGCAGTACAGACAGGACTGTGAGCATTGCCGCGTAGGCGCCCCCGAGTATCCAATAGATTAAAATAAATTTTACATAATCCTCGGCAGGTGCCTCCTTAAATGTCAGGCCCATGGCTTGGCATGCCAGGAGAAAAATACCTGTAAGCGCTGTGATATAGAGCAGGGATACAGTCTGTATTGCAACCCATTTGCTGAGGATATAACTCCACCTTGAGGCTCTGATGGCAAAAATATTTTTGGCAAAACCACTGTCAAAGTCTGTGCAGATCCATAGTGATAAGAGGGATGATATAACAACAAAGAATATACCCCCGCGGAATATGGTGGAAGAGAATGCATCCGTGTAAGTAATATTAAAGAGGCTTTCTACAGCCGCATCCTCATTGACATTGATAGCCACGCCCTGGCCCTGGGCGGCTGTACGGAGCTGAGGATCTGCAACAACCTTTAAAAGCAGCACACATATTATGATAGTGGCAAGCAGGGCGAGAAAGCATATATAGGTGGATTTGCTTTTGATGATTCTCCTGAAATCCATGCGGAGTAAATCAGTCATTGTCATCACCTCCCATCAGCTTTAGGAAGTAGGACTCCAGATCCTGGTGGCGATAGTACACTTCTCCTACGGCCACCTGATTTTCAGCAAATACGCTGTTTAGGAACTGAGGCTCACAGGGGGCATAGATACGGATTTCCCCATCAGGCCGAACTTCGTAATCTGTGAGGTTCATTTTTTCTTCCAGCAGGACGGAAGCGGCCTTAGCGTCTTCGACCTTTGCAACCAGGCAGCTCTGGCATTTTTGTTCTAATTCTTCGGAACGGATCTGCTGGATCATCTGCCCGTCTTTTATGATACCGTAGCGTGTGGCGATCTTGCTTAATTCTCCCAGGATATGGGAGCTTATAATGATAGTGATATCCTGCTCCTCATTCAGATGCAAGAGCATCCGGCGGATTTCCTGTATTCCCTCGGGATCCAGGCCGTTGATAGGTTCATCCAGTATAAGAAGGTCAGGGGTTCCAAGCAGCGCCATGGCAATCCCAAGCCTCTGCTTCATGCCCATGGAAAATTGCTTTGTCTTTTTACTCCCTGCATCTTCTAACCCGGTAAAGGACAACAACTCTTTTACTCTTTGTTCAGCATCCACGATCCCTAAGCACCGGGCCTTTAGCATTAAATTCTCTTTTGCGCAGAAACCAGGGTAGATCCCGGCATTTTCGATGAGCATGCCGGTTCTGCGGCGGGCGGTATCATTTGTTACTGGTTTTCCAAAGAGGCGGATTTCCCCTTCAGAGGGAGCGGCAAGGCCGCATATCATTTTTAGAGTAGTGGATTTCCCGGCTCCGTTTCTTCCAATAAATCCGAAAATATCTCCTTTTTCTACTGTCATATTTAAATGGCTTACAGCTCTTTTCTTTTTGTAAACCTTGGAGACATTAGACAGCTCTGCTATGTTCATAATCAGTATATCCTCCTTCTGGCCCCAAAGGAAAGTTTTTTTGTATTCCTTTGTCTAGGCTGTATTTATTATCCCGCACAAGGTTCCAGAAATCGCAAAGAAAAGTTTAAGAAACTGTAAAGATTTCAATGGCCTATTTTGAAACCAATTCCCCAGATGGTGCGGATATATTCAGAAGTGCCGCTGTCTTTTAGTTTTGTACGGATATTGCTGATATGGACATTGATTGTTTTATCTTCGATGGCGTATTCCTGTTCCCAGATAGATTCATAAATTTCCTGTTTTGTAAACACCTTTTCAGGCCGTCTGAGAAGAAGCTCGATAATGGCAAATTCATGGGCCGTAAGTTCTACCGGGATATCATCTACAAAAAGGCGGCGGGAATCTGTATCTATTTTCCAACGTTTGTATATGAGGGGGCGGCTGGAAGGGACTGCAGACTGATGGCGCAGTTGGACATGGATCCTGGCAAGAAGCTCTTCCAGCTCAAAAGGCTTAGTTAAATAGTCGTCCGCCCCTCCAGCCAGAAGCTCCACTTTATCGGTCAGCGCATTTTTGGCGGACAAGATAATGACAGGTATCTGGCTTGTGCGGCGGAGTTCTGAAAGCAATGCCTCGCCGGAAATTCCGGGAAGCATCAGATCCATAATTATCAAACTGTAATCCCCATCCATATGCAGGCGGAGCCGGCCTTCTGTGCCAGAAAAAGCCTGGATGGCCTGAAAACCATTTTTATGCAGAAATTCATATATCATATTATTAATATCTGTATCATCCTCAATAATAAGAATTTTAACCATATTTGACTCTCCTTTGTGTTTCTTTTCAGAAACAATTCCCTTTCCAGTGGACATAGAGTTCTGCTTAGTACCTGCCCACTTAGGGTACTGTAGCACAATATTAGGAGAAATGGAAGATGTGGGAGGCCTGTAAATATCAATAATATAGTAAATTCTGTATTCTAAAGGGCACCCCATAATGCAGGCCCTAAAGGGGCGGGTGGACTTCGTCCAATAAGGTATACCCAAAGGGCACCCCATAATGCAGGCCCCTAAAGGGGCGGGTGGACTTCGTCTAATAAGGTATGCTATAATATGACCCAACGGAGAGAACAAGGCTATTTTAATTATGAGGTGATACAATGGAGAAAAGGAATATCAAAGTGGCCCTTCTTGGACTTGGTACAGTGGGAATGGGCGTTTATAAGCTGATGGATATGAGAAAAGACGTGATGGAAAAAACCATAGGTGCCAATATGGAGATTTCCCGGATTTTGGTCAGCAATGTCAGCAAGAAAAGAGAAGGCGTGGATACCTCTCTTTTGACGGACAACTGGAAAGAAATCTTGGAGGATGATGATATACAAATAGTAGTGGAGGTAATAGGGGGGATCGAACCTGCCCGTACAATGATCCTGGAAGCGCTTAAGTCAGGAAGGCATGTTGTCACGGCCAATAAGGATTTGGTGGCTGAATATGGCAGGGAGCTTTTAGACGCAGCGGAGAAAGGGGGATGTGATTTGCTTTTTGAGGCGGCTGTAGCGGGAGGGATCCCTATCATACGCCCACTTAAACAATGTCTGGCAGGGAATGAGATTTCAGAGGTGATTGGAATTGTAAATGGTACAACTAACTATATACTGACGAAAATGTTTGAGGAAAATATGGGGTTTGAGGATGCTCTGGCGAAGGCCACAGAGCTGGGGTATGCGGAGGCAGATCCTACGGCCGATGTGGAGGGTCTTGACGCAGGCAGAAAAGTGGCAATCATGGCATCCATAGCTTTTCATTCCAGAGTGGTTTTTGGAGATGTCTATACAGAAGGGATTACAAAAATTACATCTGAGGATATTGCTTACGCAAAGGAATTTGACAGTGTGATAAAACTTCTGGGAATTGCCCGTAATACAGACAGCGGGATTGAGGTGGGGGTGTACCCTATGCTGCTGAACCGGGAGCATCCTCTGGCTTCTGTGAGGGACTCCTTTAATGCTGTGTTCGTACATGGGGATGCGGTGGATGATGCTATGTTTTACGGCAGGGGAGCAGGGGAATTTCCTACAGCCAGTGCAGTGATGGGGGATATGATTGATGTTGCGAGAGACTTGCAGTACCAGTGTACAGGCCGTATCAGCTGTACCTGCTACAGGGAAATTCCAGTGAAGGCGTTTGGGGAAGTAAAGAATAAATTCTTCTTGAGGATGCAGGTGGAAAACCAACCCGGCGTGCTGGCCCGTATTGCCCAGGTGTTTGGCGACCATAAAGTAAGTATTGCAAGAGTGGTTCAGAAACATGCAAGGGATAATCAGGCGGAGCTGGTCATTGTGACAGAAAGCGTAAAAGAGTATCATCTGAAGGATGCTGTCAGAGAACTTGAAGACATGGATCATATCATTGAGATCAGCAGTATCATACGGGAGTATGCACACCAGAATTAAGAGATGCCTTTCAGGATATAATAAATAGGCATAAAGTATATAGCAAGCTATGTATATGCAGGGGGACTGAAGAGAGGAGGCCATTATATGGAGAACCGGGTTCAGCCAATTGGATTTATAGTGAAGCAGATTAATAATGTATTTGAAAAGGACTTAAATGAGAAGCTTAAGACCATTGGAATCACATCATCACAGTGCGCTGTGCTGGACTATTTATTTCATACAAATAAAGAAGAAGTAAGCCAGCGGGATGTGGAGCGGCACCTGAGCCTTAAAAATCCCACTGTGACAGGATTGTTAAAACGGCTAGATGAGAAAGGCTTCGTCCTGTGTGTCCAAAACGCCACAGACAAACGCAAGAAAAAAATATATTTGACTGAAAAGGCATATGACATACAACGCCGGATGGAAGCTGACCGGAAAAAGATGGACAGGCAGATGACACGCGGCATGACAAAAAAAGAAGTGGCGGCACTGACGAGAGGATTAGAAAAGATGCTGTATAATATCGCAGACCCATAAAATTAACAGAATAGTCTGAAAATGGAGGGCAAAGGGGACAGTCCCTTTTGCAAAAGGGACAGACCCCCTTGCATTATAGAAAGGAGTTTTCATGAGTTACGCAGACAAGGTTTTTATTAATATGTGCCGGGATATTATAGACAATGGCACGAGTACAGCGGGGGAGAAGGTTCGGCCTGTATGGGAGGACGGGACGCCGGCCTATACGGTTAAGAAGTTTGGAATTGTAAATAGATATAATCTGGCGGAGGAATTTCCGGCGCTGACGCTGCGCCGCACAGGAATTAAGAGCTGTGTGGATGAAATGTTGTGGATATGGCAGAAGAAGTCCAATAATATCCATGATTTGAACAGCCATATATGGGACAGCTGGGCAGATGAAAGTGGGTCTATCGGTAAGGCGTATGGTTACCAGATGCAGGTGAAGCATCAATATAAGGAAGGTATGATGGACCAGGTGGACAGAGTGCTGTATGATTTGAAGCATAATCCCTATAGCAGGCGGATTATGACCAATATTTATGTGCATCAGGATCTCCATGAGATGAACCTTTATCCTTGTGCATATAGCATGACTTTTAATGTGACAAAAGAGAATGGCAGCGACAGGCTGACGCTGAACGGGATTTTAAACCAGCGTTCCCAGGATGTGCTTGCAGCAAATAACTGGAATGTCTGCCAGTATGCGGTTTTACTCCATATGTTTGCCCAGGTATGTGGGATGCGGGTTGGAGAGCTTGTACATGTGATAGCTGATGCCCATATTTACGACAGGCATATTCCGTTGGTTGAGGAGCTGATATCCAGAGAACCACTTTTGGGGCCGCAGTTCTGGCTGAATCCTGAAATTAAGGATTTTTATGAATTTACGACAGATGATGTAAGGCTGGATAATTATGAGACCCATCCGCAGATAAAAAATATACCCATCGCGGTGTGACAGGAGGAAAAGCAATGAACATGATAGCAGCGGCAGACAGGAATTGGGCCATTGGATTTCAAAATAAATTACTGGTGAGTATTCCGTCAGACATGAAATTTTTCAGGGAGACCACATCAGGGAAGGTGGTCGTCATGGGGAGAAAGACTCTGGAAAGCTTTCCCAATGGCCTGCCCTTGAAAAACCGCACAAATATTGTGCTGACCACAAATATAGAATACCAGGTGAAAGATGCGGTGTTTGTCCATTCTGAGGAAGAGCTTTTAGAAGAACTGAAAAAATATGATTCTGATGAGATTTTTGTTATCGGAGGGGAGAGCATATATAAGCAGCTTCTTCCCCATTGTGATACCGCATATATTACTAGAATAGACCATATTTTCCAGGCGGATACGTATTTTCCTGATCTGGATGCAGATGGAGACTGGGAACTGACAGAGGAAAGCGAGGAACAGACCTGCTTTGATTTAGAGTACAGGTTCACTAAATACAGGCGGAAGGAGAGATAGGTACTCTCCCAGGCCGGATATTGGGAGGGGCATATGCTGGCTGGCGCTGCATTGTTGACAGCAGTTTTTGGAACGGTTTATTTTCAGGGAAAAGAAAGGGGCGGAAGAAAGTTTCTGGCTTTTAAGGCATTGGCTACGTTGATGCCCGCTGTCCTTGCAGGTTTTTATGGGGCGGAATATGGCGGTGCCAGTGTATGGCTGACTCTGGCGGGAATTCTTTGTTATATGGCTGCTGAT of the Luxibacter massiliensis genome contains:
- a CDS encoding response regulator transcription factor, which codes for MVKILIIEDDTDINNMIYEFLHKNGFQAIQAFSGTEGRLRLHMDGDYSLIIMDLMLPGISGEALLSELRRTSQIPVIILSAKNALTDKVELLAGGADDYLTKPFELEELLARIHVQLRHQSAVPSSRPLIYKRWKIDTDSRRLFVDDIPVELTAHEFAIIELLLRRPEKVFTKQEIYESIWEQEYAIEDKTINVHISNIRTKLKDSGTSEYIRTIWGIGFKIGH
- a CDS encoding ABC transporter ATP-binding protein translates to MNIAELSNVSKVYKKKRAVSHLNMTVEKGDIFGFIGRNGAGKSTTLKMICGLAAPSEGEIRLFGKPVTNDTARRRTGMLIENAGIYPGFCAKENLMLKARCLGIVDAEQRVKELLSFTGLEDAGSKKTKQFSMGMKQRLGIAMALLGTPDLLILDEPINGLDPEGIQEIRRMLLHLNEEQDITIIISSHILGELSKIATRYGIIKDGQMIQQIRSEELEQKCQSCLVAKVEDAKAASVLLEEKMNLTDYEVRPDGEIRIYAPCEPQFLNSVFAENQVAVGEVYYRHQDLESYFLKLMGGDDND
- the thyA gene encoding thymidylate synthase, whose amino-acid sequence is MSYADKVFINMCRDIIDNGTSTAGEKVRPVWEDGTPAYTVKKFGIVNRYNLAEEFPALTLRRTGIKSCVDEMLWIWQKKSNNIHDLNSHIWDSWADESGSIGKAYGYQMQVKHQYKEGMMDQVDRVLYDLKHNPYSRRIMTNIYVHQDLHEMNLYPCAYSMTFNVTKENGSDRLTLNGILNQRSQDVLAANNWNVCQYAVLLHMFAQVCGMRVGELVHVIADAHIYDRHIPLVEELISREPLLGPQFWLNPEIKDFYEFTTDDVRLDNYETHPQIKNIPIAV
- a CDS encoding dihydrofolate reductase, with the protein product MNMIAAADRNWAIGFQNKLLVSIPSDMKFFRETTSGKVVVMGRKTLESFPNGLPLKNRTNIVLTTNIEYQVKDAVFVHSEEELLEELKKYDSDEIFVIGGESIYKQLLPHCDTAYITRIDHIFQADTYFPDLDADGDWELTEESEEQTCFDLEYRFTKYRRKER
- a CDS encoding MarR family winged helix-turn-helix transcriptional regulator, yielding MENRVQPIGFIVKQINNVFEKDLNEKLKTIGITSSQCAVLDYLFHTNKEEVSQRDVERHLSLKNPTVTGLLKRLDEKGFVLCVQNATDKRKKKIYLTEKAYDIQRRMEADRKKMDRQMTRGMTKKEVAALTRGLEKMLYNIADP
- a CDS encoding ABC-2 transporter permease gives rise to the protein MTDLLRMDFRRIIKSKSTYICFLALLATIIICVLLLKVVADPQLRTAAQGQGVAINVNEDAAVESLFNITYTDAFSSTIFRGGIFFVVISSLLSLWICTDFDSGFAKNIFAIRASRWSYILSKWVAIQTVSLLYITALTGIFLLACQAMGLTFKEAPAEDYVKFILIYWILGGAYAAMLTVLSVLLRNKAACIASALLLGSGTVLTAVDAILTALRINVYNFFDYTLYGCVQDIIFPVTQEKFTLCIVIGIIWLIFWLFLSIFIIHKKDI
- a CDS encoding homoserine dehydrogenase, with product MEKRNIKVALLGLGTVGMGVYKLMDMRKDVMEKTIGANMEISRILVSNVSKKREGVDTSLLTDNWKEILEDDDIQIVVEVIGGIEPARTMILEALKSGRHVVTANKDLVAEYGRELLDAAEKGGCDLLFEAAVAGGIPIIRPLKQCLAGNEISEVIGIVNGTTNYILTKMFEENMGFEDALAKATELGYAEADPTADVEGLDAGRKVAIMASIAFHSRVVFGDVYTEGITKITSEDIAYAKEFDSVIKLLGIARNTDSGIEVGVYPMLLNREHPLASVRDSFNAVFVHGDAVDDAMFYGRGAGEFPTASAVMGDMIDVARDLQYQCTGRISCTCYREIPVKAFGEVKNKFFLRMQVENQPGVLARIAQVFGDHKVSIARVVQKHARDNQAELVIVTESVKEYHLKDAVRELEDMDHIIEISSIIREYAHQN